CCGGTTTAGAACCCGGCGATCGTCTCGGGCGTATTGACGCCCACCACGTGGAAGACCTCGGCACTGGAGCCCTCGGACATACCGTGGCGGCGTGCGTTGTCCTGCAGGAACCGGCGCACCGAGGTGTCCATGCCCTCAATGTCCGGGTGCTGGCTGGCATGCACCCGGATGGCGGCGAGCTTGGTGTCCACGGTGGCGCTGACATCCACGGCCCGGTTCTCCCGCTCACGCGGCGCACCGTAGAACCACAGCCACGGCACCTTGTACGCCTGAAGTCCCCGCTCGGCCAGTTCGGGATAGGCGAAGGGGTTCTCCGCCGCGGGATACACCGCCCGGGTCACTATTTCGCCGCAGGCGAGGTGGTCCGGATGGCTGGCCTGCAGGCGGTCCCAGTTCCGTTCCGGGTGCATTGCCAGCACTACGTCCGGCCGTACCCGGCGGATCTGCTCCACTGCCCGGGCGATCACCGAATGGTTCACCTCCAGGTAGCCGTCCCGCTCCCCCAGGAACACCACGTCCTGGGCCCCCACTGCGCGGGCTGCGGCGCGCTGTTCCTCGCTGCGCAGCTCACTGACCCCGGTGCGGTCCGCGGGGTCGAATCCCCCGGCGTCCCCGGAGGTCATGATGCAGTACGTGATCCGGGCGCCGTCGGACGCCCAGCGGGCCAGCGTGCCGGCGGCACCGAAATCAATGTCATCCGGGTGGGCGGCGAAGGCCAGGACCCGGCCGGGCGTCGGGAACTGGTCCACGCTAGGCCCTGCGCTTCCGGATTTCCGCGGCCGCCTGCGGCAGGACCGAGAACACGTCGCCCACCACGCCGAAGTCGGCAATTTCGAAGACCGGTGCATCGGCGTCCTTGTTTACCGCCACAATTACCTGCGCTGTCTGCATGCCCGCCTTTTGCTGGATCGCCCCGGAAATGCCGGCGGAAATGTACAGCTGCGGAGACACGGTCTTGCCGGTCTGGCCCACCTGCGCGGAGTGCTCTATCCAGCCGGCATCCGTGGCAGCGCGGGACGCTCCCACGGCCCCGCCCAGCAAATCCGCAAGCTCTTCGACGGGACCGAAGTTCCCGTCCATGCCGCGGCCGCCTGCCACAATCACCCGCGCTTCGGCCAGTTCGGGCCGCCCGCTGACACGTTTGCCGGTACGCCCGGTCACCCGTGCCGCGGGGCCGGCCTCGGGAACCGGCAGCTCGATCCGGGCCGGTGCACCGGCTTCGACGGCGTCGGCGGGCTCAACGCTGTTGGCCTTCACCGTGATGATCGGCGTTCCGGCCTGCACCCGGCACGTGGAGGTCCAGGACCCGGCCAGCACCGACTTGGTGACGGCGAGATCGGGGGCAACGGCAACGGCGTCGGTAATCACGCCGGAGCCCAGTTTGATCCCGGTGCGAGCGGCAATTTCGCGGTCTTCGAAGGAATTGCCCAGCAGGATCGCGGCCGGCTGCTCCGCGGTGGCCGCTTCGGCAAGGAAGGCCGCCTTGGCGGCAACCAGGACGGTATCCA
This Arthrobacter sp. zg-Y20 DNA region includes the following protein-coding sequences:
- a CDS encoding electron transfer flavoprotein subunit alpha/FixB family protein: MASVLVFLDVPALPLPRAARELLTLAGSVGEPVVASARPLETELAEALAAHGARKVYEPAGDLDTVLVAAKAAFLAEAATAEQPAAILLGNSFEDREIAARTGIKLGSGVITDAVAVAPDLAVTKSVLAGSWTSTCRVQAGTPIITVKANSVEPADAVEAGAPARIELPVPEAGPAARVTGRTGKRVSGRPELAEARVIVAGGRGMDGNFGPVEELADLLGGAVGASRAATDAGWIEHSAQVGQTGKTVSPQLYISAGISGAIQQKAGMQTAQVIVAVNKDADAPVFEIADFGVVGDVFSVLPQAAAEIRKRRA
- a CDS encoding PIG-L deacetylase family protein, which encodes MDQFPTPGRVLAFAAHPDDIDFGAAGTLARWASDGARITYCIMTSGDAGGFDPADRTGVSELRSEEQRAAARAVGAQDVVFLGERDGYLEVNHSVIARAVEQIRRVRPDVVLAMHPERNWDRLQASHPDHLACGEIVTRAVYPAAENPFAYPELAERGLQAYKVPWLWFYGAPRERENRAVDVSATVDTKLAAIRVHASQHPDIEGMDTSVRRFLQDNARRHGMSEGSSAEVFHVVGVNTPETIAGF